The sequence tttcatcatcattcttGGCTTCTTCTACTGCTGCTTATCTTTATTATTTCATCTTCGTTCTAAGAATCTCGTTCTGCCATCATCGATCATTTAAACACGTTCGACTGCTTCTTTCTGGGTCCCTATCCCTCGTATTATTCGTTGGCGCATAGTTACATAGATGATAAAGAAGTTTGGGGAGATAAAAATGTACATCTGAATAATATCGGAAAGAACTGGAGAAAGCTTGGCATGAATATGTGAGTATTGGACTTCCGACGTGATCCTTATTATGAGCACGTTGTTAACAGTGGACAGGTACTCTTTTAGCACTTGGACATGCTGTTGTATCCTGGAAATTCGAGAGAATTTGACAGAGGAATATTCAATATTATTTCATTTTGAATGTCACCAGTAGGGGGAAGCCCGAAACCCGATATGCGGCAGACCTGCCCATCTCTGCATCCTCTGAACTAATGGAAGCCCAACAAGGTATATAAGTAAACATCGCAATCATCTGTTTCTTAAAAAGCAAAACTTTGTGGATTTTAAAATGTCTACTCTTTCGGAAGACGACAAAATTGGATACCTCCATGAGCAGGACATCGATGGCGCCCTTCACACAGCACCACTCGCTGAGCTCGAGACGCCAAAGAAACGAAAATGGATACAGACCTTATCTGTCCTCATTGCAGGTGTAGCCCTTTTTTCGGATGGCTATAACATTCAGATTACTGGTGCAGTATACCCTTTACGCCCGACCTTCCGTCAAAGCTGATGAACGTCTAGGCTATACAAATACCGTCATGGCGAAGCTCTACCCCACTGCCCTTGATTCCACTATGAAGACTCGTTTAAGCAACTCTATTCTTATTGGGGATATCTTCGGAGTAAGTTTCGATTTTTGTTCAATCTTCTCCGTCTGGCAATCCTTACAATCCTTACAGATGGTCCTCTTCGGTCTCTGCGCCGACCGTCTCGGTCGTAGATGGGGTATTGTTGGGTgcaccttcttcctcgttCTTGGTGTAACCCTTGCGACAGCAGCACATGGGAAGAGTGAAATTGGGATGTTATGGATGATCGTGATTGGTCGTGGTGTTGCTGGTCTAGGTGCCGGTGGAGAGTACGCAGTATGTACGACGAGCGCTGTGGAAGCTGCAGATGAGACCCACGCGTGAGTTACACATCTCCAGAACATCATCATTTCTATACATCGTGCTGATTATCAATAGGttgagaaagaagagaggtCTCCTCGTAGCATCAAGCACCAACACAGCCATCATCGCCGGCTTCGTTGCATCTGCTATCATATTCCTCATTGTCCTCGCGGCGTACGGAGGGGAGCCTCACGTCGGGGTCTGGCGTATATGCTTCGGTATCGGCATCATTGTAAGTTCGTTTATCCATGGAGCGTGACTGATCGTAAAGATGCCATTGTCGATCTTCTTTTTCCGTATGCGTATGGTAGACTCGTCTCTCTACTCAAAACATTCCATCAAGAGTCCAAAATTTCCTTCTGGCTTGCGTTCAAACGCTATTGGAAGCCTTTGCTTGGGTAAGCCCACTCTGTGTGAAAGTCTCTAGCAATTTTGGCTGATCACAAGAATAGATGTTCACTTGTCTGGTTTCTCTATGACGCCGTTGTATATCCCTTCAATCTTCTCGCACCTACCATCGCTGCGGGATTCAGTAGTAATCAATCACTCTTAGCTTCAAACGGATGGGGAGCGCTCGTGAACGCGTTTGCACTTCCTGGCGCGTTCTTTGGAGGTGAGTACCGCTTTTTCATACTGGTCGACATGATGCACCAAACTGACGAGGCCGTACTCATAGGTTTCATCATCGACCGTGTCGGACCTAGGCAGACGTACGCTCTTGGACTAGTAATGGTCGCAATGTTTGGTTTCGTTATTGGCGGTATGTCCCACACAGCGTTTCATATCAATTTCAACAGGCCCACTTACGGCGGCCTCTAGGTGCTATGGAACCCCTTCGTAACAACGGCACAGGTGCTTTCGCCGCTTTTGTCGTGTTATTCGGCCTTTTTCAGTGTTTTCTCTCCGTCGGACCAGGTAATTGCAACTTCATAGTTTCGTCCGAGTCATTCCCCACCCCTGTTCGGTGCGTATGACGTCTCTTTCTAATTCGGATGTCAAATAACGAAATCCTGATATAATATAATATCTGCAGGGGCCATGCTCTTGGTTTAGCAGCAGCTATCGCCAAAGCAGGTGCCGCTGTGGGTACACAAGTCTTTCCCCTCATAGAAGCCCGTTTTGCCACGACGCTCAAAGGGCAACAAGCCATCTTCCTCGTCGGTTCAGGCATTTGTGTTGTCGGAGCGATAATAGTCATGACACTTGTACCGAACAGGAGGGCGCAAttggaggatgaggatgtaGAATTCAGGAAGTACTTGGAGGAGAACGGATGGGATACGTCAGACATGGGTACCTTGGGAAGGATCGTGCCTGAAGAGGTGGTTGAACGTGATGAGAAAGTTTGATGTGTCGATAGCTCTTTTAATTGGAACCAGATAGAGACAGAGCGAATATAGGACATCAATGAATACATGGATATATGGAACAGTCATCTTCAAAGGGGGAGCTTTTATAATCTTATATGGAGAGTGAGCGATATGTTGGTCGCATTGCTGCATGATTaatcatcatcgtcatcatcatcgctGTCTGTATCTCCATCGTCGTCATCACCCTTACTATTGTCTTCCTCTCCGTCTTCAACCTTCTCAAGCCCGTCGTCAACCTTCAACTCTGCCACCACTTTCTCTCCGACTTCATGTTCATCCTCCATAGTTTCCTTGTTCAACGCACATTCTTTAGCGAAATCGATCTCACTTATGAGAGTCTTCATTGCTGCCACAAATGTATCCACCGGGCAAAgtccatcatcatcctcagGACAGCCATTGACACCCGTAAGAGGGATGGGAGCGTCATTGAGAATGAGTCGTAGCTTCTTCTCGTCAGAGCAGGAAAGGACCTGAACTTGGAGGTTAGTGGCGAATGGCATAATCCTATAGCAATGTCAGCCGAAATAGCAAAGGGATAGAAACGTAATTGTGTACTTGGACGAAACGAATGAGCGATGCTTGGGGATATGATCGGTGGGAAGGTCTCCTGTCTCGGCAAAGGTTGTGAGGTTCATCGTGGGAAGTACTGAATCAAATGTCAGAGGTTATCTGGATGTATTAGAAAAAGTGACGTGCAGAGGGCAAATTGGGTGTCGTGGGTGAAGTCGACATATCTATGATACCTATCAGAACGGCCAAAGCGATATTGAATAACCCAGCATACAAAGGATCTCCAAGAGGGAAGTGAACGTCGTCATGGAACGACGAATTTGTAGTGGAGTTGAACTCCGTGAGTCGTGCTACGGCTATCATCAGCACCCCTTCCTGGTGTCGAAACGTACGACATACTCTTCGTTAACCTCGAGACCAGTTCTTGCACCCATCCCATACCCATCGCCTTAGCAGGAGCATATCCGAAACTCGACGAATACCACCAGAAAATATCGTTTCGGTACTGGAAGCCCTTCCATTCCTTTTGAGTAAACAGATCACAGAAGGCAGAATGACCGAGAGCGACGGTCTAATTTTTCAGAATTAGCTTTGCAATTTGCGGCATACCAAAGGTAGTCTACCTCATAAGCACACATTTCCATCTGCACCGCGAGTCATTACCCAAAAGGACAGATTGATATTTCGGACAGCGCTTACCATGTCTTTAACATCCATGAAACTGATGTTATACCCCTGCATATTCTCCTGCAGTCGTGTCTTCGCCTTTGCGAGATAAATAGAATCCCATTCCGCAAGCTTTGATTTGTAATCGACACCTGTTCCTCGGCACTGACGCACATCGTATAAGCCAATATTCTCACGCTTGAGGTCGCCGGATGAGACTCACAGTTGTGTAAGGCGCGAGGGTGTTATTAATGCCCGGAGCCTCAATGGTGACTTCAAGATTATACTGGTCATCAGTTGGGACCCCGAAGAAGCCTTTAGACAAAAATGAGCTCAATTCGAGCAAGTAGGAAAATTAAAGCATACCGATGGCAAAGTTCTGAGCGGATTTCAACATGCGGCTGTGTCCGCTTCAGTGTTAACGAATTGACATATAAGAACACGTACTCACTCTTGGCTTTCTGTCCGGAAGACGGGCAGTCTACCTTTGAACTTGTCGAGCAAAAAACCATATTTAATTCTGGCAGAAACACCGAGATTGACTAGTGTATGTTAGCCTGGTTCCCGTCTTACATAGTTTGGAACAGCATTGCAATATTCACAAAGTTGACTACGACCAAA comes from Cryptococcus gattii WM276 chromosome G, complete sequence and encodes:
- a CDS encoding Phytase, putative (Similar to TIGR gene model, INSD accession AAW44412.1), translating into MSKSMYSDEPLAAEDYELQPTSNVNDPLLPSYSQHPSASPHQQLQRERRATRLRSVVSRICIAFLVIVPTLAFAACYFGRTTLDKVRTWDNLPPEVQDWLDKIAPAKTHADHSNFPTDIGYAGPTPTGSEAALIATAPVLPSHTDVYPLIRPTSKVSKGFSVLQHWGNLSPYYSVDSHGLPESNAIIPEQCELESLHWLQRHGARYPTSYPEGPVALASRLKSAKGWTAKGDLSFLNNWSYQLGAEILTPFGRSQLFNLGVSARIKYGFLLDKFKGRLPVFRTESQDRMLKSAQNFAIGFFGVPTDDQYNLEVTIEAPGINNTLAPYTTCRGTGVDYKSKLAEWDSIYLAKAKTRLQENMQGYNISFMDVKDMMEMCAYETVALGHSAFCDLFTQKEWKGFQYRNDIFWWYSSSFGYAPAKAMGMGWVQELVSRLTKTRLTEFNSTTNSSFHDDVHFPLGDPLYVDFTHDTQFALLLPTMNLTTFAETGDLPTDHIPKHRSFVSSKIMPFATNLQVQVLSCSDEKKLRLILNDAPIPLTGVNGCPEDDDGLCPVDTFVAAMKTLISEIDFAKECALNKETMEDEHEVGEKVVAELKVDDGLEKVEDGEEDNSKGDDDDGDTDSDDDDDDD